A region from the uncultured Stenotrophomonas sp. genome encodes:
- a CDS encoding conserved hypothetical protein (Evidence 4 : Homologs of previously reported genes of unknown function), whose protein sequence is MFEEQPQNEIDALMKANPEFRQLYQQHKKLNKKCMDAELGVLPIDDATLGMMKREKLLAKQRLLRMYESRPN, encoded by the coding sequence ATGTTCGAAGAGCAGCCGCAGAATGAAATCGATGCACTGATGAAGGCCAACCCCGAATTCAGGCAGCTCTACCAACAGCACAAGAAGCTGAACAAGAAATGCATGGATGCGGAGCTGGGGGTACTTCCCATCGACGATGCCACGCTGGGAATGATGAAGCGCGAGAAGCTGCTGGCCAAGCAGCGGCTGTTGCGCATGTACGAAAGCCGACCCAACTGA
- a CDS encoding Pyridoxal-5'-phosphate-dependent protein beta subunit codes for MAIHSSVLELIGRTPIVKAQRLDTGVCELFLKLESANPGGSIKDRIGLSMIEAAEKRGDLKPGATLVEGTAGNTGLGLALVAQQKGYKLILVVPDKMSREKIFNLKAMGAEVVLTRSDVAKGHPEYYQDLARTIAEQTPGAYFINQFGNPDNPAAHEFGTGPEILEQMAGELDAIVFGCGSSGTMTGLSRAFAKLSPATELVLADPVGSILAEYINDGTLNEKSGSWLVEGIGEDFLPSISDFSRVKKAYAISDAESFHTARELLGKEGILGGSSTGTLLAAALKYCREQTTPKKVLVLVPDTGNKYLSKMYNDYWMLDNGFIERPQHGDLRDLILRPYSQRDTVVVGPDDLLTTAYQRMKLYDVSQLPVMEGEQLVGIIDESDVLLHVYGDEARFRDPVSVAMVSKLDRLDVKSPIEALLPVFDRGQVAIIMGDGNFLGLITRIDLLNYLRRRVQ; via the coding sequence ATGGCCATCCATTCCTCCGTACTCGAACTCATCGGGCGCACGCCGATCGTCAAGGCGCAGCGCCTGGACACCGGCGTCTGCGAGCTGTTCCTGAAGCTGGAGAGCGCCAACCCGGGTGGTTCGATCAAGGACCGCATCGGCCTGTCGATGATCGAGGCGGCGGAAAAGCGCGGCGATCTCAAGCCCGGCGCGACGCTGGTGGAGGGCACTGCCGGCAACACCGGCCTGGGCCTGGCGCTGGTGGCGCAGCAGAAGGGCTACAAGCTGATCCTGGTCGTCCCGGACAAGATGAGCCGGGAAAAGATCTTCAACCTCAAGGCAATGGGCGCCGAAGTGGTGCTGACCCGCTCGGACGTGGCCAAGGGCCATCCCGAGTACTACCAGGACCTGGCCAGGACCATCGCCGAGCAGACCCCCGGCGCCTACTTCATCAACCAGTTCGGCAACCCCGACAACCCGGCCGCGCACGAGTTCGGCACCGGCCCGGAAATCCTCGAACAGATGGCGGGTGAACTGGACGCCATCGTGTTCGGCTGCGGCAGCTCCGGCACCATGACCGGCCTGTCGCGCGCCTTCGCCAAACTGTCGCCGGCCACCGAGCTGGTGCTGGCCGACCCGGTGGGGTCGATCCTGGCCGAATACATCAACGACGGCACGCTGAATGAAAAGTCCGGCAGCTGGCTGGTGGAGGGCATCGGCGAGGACTTCCTGCCGTCGATCTCCGATTTCAGCCGGGTGAAGAAGGCTTACGCCATCAGCGATGCGGAAAGCTTCCACACCGCGCGCGAACTGCTGGGCAAGGAGGGCATCCTCGGCGGTTCCTCGACCGGCACCCTGCTGGCCGCGGCGCTGAAATACTGCCGTGAGCAGACCACGCCGAAGAAGGTGCTGGTGCTGGTGCCGGACACCGGCAACAAGTACCTGTCGAAGATGTACAACGACTACTGGATGCTGGACAACGGCTTCATCGAGCGCCCGCAACACGGCGACCTGCGCGACCTGATCCTGCGCCCTTACAGCCAGCGCGACACCGTGGTGGTCGGCCCCGACGACCTGCTGACCACCGCCTACCAGCGCATGAAGCTGTACGACGTCTCGCAGCTGCCGGTGATGGAGGGCGAGCAACTGGTCGGCATCATCGACGAGAGCGACGTGCTGCTGCACGTCTACGGCGACGAAGCCCGTTTCCGCGACCCGGTATCGGTGGCGATGGTCAGCAAACTCGACCGGCTCGACGTGAAGTCGCCGATCGAGGCGCTGCTGCCGGTGTTCGACCGCGGCCAGGTCGCCATCATCATGGGCGATGGCAACTTCCTCGGCCTGATCACCCGCATCGACCTGCTGAACTATCTGCGGCGGCGGGTGCAGTGA
- a CDS encoding exported hypothetical protein (Evidence 5 : No homology to any previously reported sequences), with translation MKHQLRIAVAMLLALLAGGLANYGLGASPAAVQPLQQPVQEWSDGWHSEDDLLAAAGLWQQRAPWGAAPAAPVEAAPPPPPAPVPVGVSKDGRNYTAIFQVNGSGVARLGAGDKLPDGGQVLQVSGRRIVWLDAEGKRQQHEIFNDFQGGQ, from the coding sequence ATGAAACACCAACTGCGTATTGCCGTGGCCATGTTGCTTGCCCTGCTGGCGGGCGGCCTGGCCAATTACGGGCTGGGGGCCTCGCCCGCGGCCGTCCAGCCATTGCAGCAGCCGGTGCAGGAGTGGAGTGACGGTTGGCACAGCGAGGATGACCTGCTCGCCGCCGCCGGCTTGTGGCAGCAGCGCGCGCCCTGGGGGGCCGCACCGGCGGCGCCGGTGGAGGCCGCGCCGCCACCGCCCCCCGCGCCGGTGCCGGTGGGTGTATCCAAGGATGGGCGGAACTATACGGCCATCTTCCAGGTCAACGGCAGCGGCGTGGCCCGGCTGGGCGCAGGCGACAAGCTGCCCGATGGCGGCCAGGTGCTGCAGGTGTCCGGCCGCCGCATCGTCTGGCTGGATGCCGAAGGCAAGCGCCAGCAGCATGAAATCTTCAACGACTTCCAGGGTGGGCAATGA
- a CDS encoding hypothetical protein (Evidence 5 : No homology to any previously reported sequences): MLVLRPMNLWNKLAALFLPTRRLVNDDQGRVLQGGPLGGQQWVVSRGECQYRREDLQALPVRKRVQAARLAAVRHKPSPSALACMAWTGGVVHFWFWEAQHESAAEARQRWIPESLLLPPPASDGVRLLKLARGYEAQFWQKGMLAGSQWWEQVPAGEAWLRFVRSTGLDPAALQQVPDPVHLPWSDQPWGETDWAQRLAGLLDEKTVWLLLFAALAAGLGWQLCSLLRWQVAGEQLTTRVERMRVEVAPLLAAREQAEQARGELERLQALRTPDDDYVLMANVAAHLPEGSTLAAWRREAGKLQAIVRSSEADPRAFVVAFEGDQRLADVAVTPLLGGNMQLAFELPAATGAAAAGEGADHE, encoded by the coding sequence TTGCTCGTCCTTCGCCCAATGAACCTGTGGAACAAACTGGCAGCCCTCTTTTTGCCGACAAGACGCCTGGTGAATGACGACCAGGGCAGGGTTTTGCAGGGTGGCCCGCTGGGGGGGCAGCAATGGGTGGTGAGCCGCGGCGAATGCCAGTACCGGCGTGAGGACCTGCAGGCCTTGCCGGTGCGCAAGCGCGTGCAGGCGGCGCGGCTGGCAGCGGTCCGGCACAAACCCTCGCCGTCCGCGCTTGCCTGCATGGCCTGGACCGGAGGCGTGGTGCATTTCTGGTTCTGGGAGGCGCAGCATGAATCCGCCGCCGAAGCGCGGCAGCGCTGGATCCCGGAGAGCCTGTTGTTGCCGCCGCCGGCCAGCGATGGCGTGCGCCTGTTGAAGCTGGCACGCGGCTACGAGGCACAGTTCTGGCAAAAGGGCATGCTTGCCGGCAGCCAGTGGTGGGAACAGGTGCCGGCCGGCGAGGCCTGGCTGCGTTTTGTCCGTTCCACCGGCCTGGACCCGGCGGCTCTGCAGCAGGTTCCCGACCCTGTGCACCTGCCCTGGTCCGACCAGCCCTGGGGCGAAACCGACTGGGCCCAGCGGTTGGCCGGCCTGCTCGATGAAAAGACCGTGTGGCTGCTGCTGTTCGCCGCCCTGGCTGCCGGCCTGGGCTGGCAGCTCTGCTCCCTGCTGCGTTGGCAGGTGGCAGGCGAACAGCTGACCACCCGTGTCGAACGCATGCGCGTGGAAGTGGCGCCGCTGCTTGCCGCCCGTGAGCAGGCCGAGCAGGCCCGGGGGGAGCTGGAACGCCTGCAGGCGTTGCGCACCCCCGATGACGACTACGTGCTGATGGCCAACGTGGCCGCGCACCTGCCCGAGGGCAGCACGCTGGCCGCATGGCGGCGGGAAGCCGGCAAACTGCAGGCCATCGTGCGCAGCAGCGAGGCCGATCCGCGTGCCTTCGTCGTCGCTTTTGAAGGCGACCAGCGCCTGGCCGATGTCGCGGTGACCCCTCTGTTGGGCGGCAACATGCAACTGGCGTTCGAGTTGCCGGCGGCCACCGGTGCGGCGGCTGCCGGGGAGGGGGCGGACCATGAGTAA
- the gspE gene encoding general secretory pathway component, cryptic (Evidence 2b : Function of strongly homologous gene; Product type t : transporter) translates to MDPDFRVIGEEMQNGMHAGDVPAAQHRLLGELLVERQLVSMGDVQKALAFQAQFGGRIGSVLVRLGALSEDSLLPVLSDQLGIPMLAGDEWPAGGEGVRSVLGNAGYSLEWWLDNGIVAWEVAEGRVLAVARDPLDPSVNEALDKAFGPAWAWRLAKSQETERLIDMVGNARARGDMDLDDDVSHLRELAEEAPVIELVNNILAQAMDQRASDIHIEPEESVFNVRMRTDGILHTRMVLPASRYPAVASRVKLISGMDIAERRLPQDGRLSVRVSGQEVDIRASAVPAVHGESIVLRLLPKERNDLSLEKLGFSPRDLALFRTWVAEPHGVILVTGPTGSGKSTTLYATLEEMNQRDRKIITVEDPVEYEVDGVTQIQANSDIGYTFARALRAILRQDPDVIMIGEIRDLETAEIAVQSSLTGHLVLSTLHTNDAVSAFTRLIDMGVEPFLVATSVRAVQAQRLVRRLCPRCSRPAEVLPVFRQMVEPLAEAGSEAAWKEAVGCAHCQGTGYRGRLGIYELVDVTPELQELVIAGATAEKMRSLVNAQGGRTLRDDGLLKARAGLTTVEEVVRVTGGMAADE, encoded by the coding sequence ATGGATCCGGACTTTCGAGTGATCGGGGAAGAAATGCAGAACGGCATGCATGCGGGCGATGTACCGGCGGCGCAACATCGCCTGCTGGGTGAACTGCTGGTTGAGCGTCAACTGGTCAGCATGGGGGACGTGCAGAAGGCGCTCGCATTCCAGGCACAGTTCGGTGGCAGGATCGGCAGCGTCCTGGTGCGGCTGGGGGCGCTTTCGGAAGACAGCCTGCTGCCGGTGCTGTCCGACCAACTGGGTATCCCGATGCTTGCCGGCGACGAGTGGCCGGCCGGGGGAGAGGGTGTGCGGTCGGTGCTGGGCAATGCCGGTTACAGCCTGGAGTGGTGGCTGGACAACGGCATCGTGGCCTGGGAAGTCGCCGAGGGAAGGGTCCTCGCAGTCGCGCGTGACCCGCTCGATCCCTCGGTGAATGAAGCCCTGGACAAGGCATTCGGCCCCGCATGGGCCTGGCGTCTGGCCAAATCGCAGGAAACGGAACGGCTGATCGACATGGTCGGCAACGCCCGTGCCCGCGGGGACATGGATCTGGACGACGATGTCAGCCATCTCCGTGAACTTGCGGAGGAGGCCCCGGTCATAGAGCTGGTCAACAACATCCTGGCCCAGGCGATGGATCAGCGAGCCTCCGATATCCACATCGAGCCGGAGGAGTCCGTGTTCAATGTGCGCATGCGCACGGACGGCATACTGCACACGCGCATGGTGCTGCCGGCGAGCCGTTACCCGGCCGTCGCCTCCCGCGTGAAACTGATCTCGGGCATGGACATTGCCGAACGCCGCCTGCCGCAGGATGGCCGCTTGAGCGTCCGCGTGAGCGGGCAGGAAGTGGATATCCGTGCCTCGGCCGTTCCGGCTGTCCACGGCGAGTCGATCGTGCTGCGTTTGCTGCCCAAGGAACGCAATGACCTGAGCCTTGAAAAACTGGGCTTTTCCCCGCGTGATCTGGCGTTGTTCCGCACCTGGGTCGCAGAGCCGCACGGGGTGATCCTGGTGACCGGCCCGACGGGTTCGGGCAAATCGACGACGCTCTACGCAACCCTGGAGGAGATGAACCAGCGGGACCGCAAGATCATCACCGTCGAGGATCCGGTGGAGTACGAGGTGGATGGCGTCACCCAGATCCAGGCCAACTCGGACATCGGCTACACCTTTGCGCGCGCGCTGCGGGCCATCCTCCGCCAGGATCCGGACGTCATCATGATCGGCGAAATCCGCGATCTGGAAACGGCGGAAATCGCGGTCCAGTCATCTCTCACCGGCCACCTCGTGCTGTCGACCCTGCATACCAACGATGCGGTGAGCGCGTTCACCCGCCTGATCGACATGGGGGTGGAGCCTTTCCTCGTGGCGACCAGCGTGCGTGCGGTGCAGGCCCAGCGCCTGGTGCGCCGGCTGTGCCCGCGCTGCAGCCGTCCGGCCGAGGTCCTGCCTGTATTCAGGCAGATGGTGGAGCCGTTGGCCGAAGCGGGTAGCGAAGCGGCCTGGAAGGAGGCGGTCGGCTGTGCGCACTGCCAGGGCACGGGTTACCGGGGGCGCCTGGGCATTTATGAATTGGTGGACGTGACCCCTGAACTGCAGGAGCTGGTCATCGCCGGCGCGACGGCCGAGAAGATGCGCAGCCTGGTCAACGCCCAGGGAGGCAGAACCCTGCGGGACGATGGGTTGCTGAAGGCGAGGGCGGGGCTGACCACCGTCGAGGAAGTCGTGCGTGTCACCGGTGGAATGGCCGCGGATGAGTGA
- a CDS encoding Type II secretion system protein, which produces MSDMLQYRYEALDRSGSKLTGAVDAASEADAARRLAVMGLTPYSLKQSRSGRSLSSRRKHASTRELQLVLQEFTALLEAGVGLVTCLSSLAKSSHHPSLTGAFASMEKAVRRGESFSTALRESGLPVPEYMHQLMQAGEATGRMAESMRGGVRQFEYDQRVRQEMTGAMIYPAVLVLSGVAAVGIIFMWVVPRFGGLLTQHGESMPALSRWVISTGVWLSSHAWWVAGVVIAVAAIARALYGLPGFREKLAEALIKLPVVGEWVLEAEVGRWASTLAALLEGKVELVRALGLSAAAVRFGFLRNRLAAVVKGVKGGMTLSAALREHRALNPTGYDLVAVGEASGELPKLLSALAGLYEATGRDRMKRALQLIEPLAIILIGVVVGVIMTAIILAITSVNDVPL; this is translated from the coding sequence ATGAGTGACATGCTGCAATACCGCTATGAGGCACTGGACCGGAGTGGCAGCAAGTTGACCGGTGCCGTGGATGCTGCCTCCGAAGCGGATGCGGCGCGGCGCCTGGCGGTCATGGGGCTGACCCCGTATTCGTTGAAGCAGTCGCGCAGTGGCCGTTCCCTGTCCAGTCGTCGCAAGCATGCGTCCACGCGTGAACTGCAACTGGTGCTGCAGGAATTCACCGCCTTGCTGGAAGCGGGTGTCGGGCTCGTCACCTGTCTTTCATCCCTTGCCAAATCCAGCCATCACCCCTCCCTGACCGGTGCCTTCGCGTCGATGGAGAAGGCGGTGCGGCGCGGTGAAAGCTTCAGCACCGCCCTGCGCGAATCCGGGCTTCCCGTGCCTGAATACATGCACCAGCTGATGCAGGCGGGCGAGGCGACCGGACGAATGGCCGAGTCGATGCGCGGTGGCGTCCGCCAGTTCGAATACGACCAGCGTGTCCGTCAGGAAATGACCGGGGCGATGATCTATCCGGCAGTGCTGGTGCTTTCCGGCGTGGCGGCGGTCGGCATCATCTTCATGTGGGTCGTCCCGCGTTTCGGTGGCTTGCTGACCCAGCACGGGGAAAGCATGCCCGCGCTTTCCCGCTGGGTCATCAGCACCGGGGTGTGGCTCAGCTCCCATGCCTGGTGGGTTGCAGGCGTGGTGATCGCCGTGGCGGCCATTGCCCGTGCCCTGTACGGCCTGCCCGGATTCCGGGAAAAGCTGGCGGAAGCGCTGATCAAGCTGCCCGTCGTTGGCGAATGGGTACTGGAAGCGGAGGTTGGCCGTTGGGCCAGTACCCTGGCCGCGTTGCTGGAAGGCAAGGTCGAGCTGGTGCGCGCGCTGGGCCTGTCCGCTGCCGCCGTGCGCTTCGGCTTCCTGCGCAACCGCCTTGCGGCGGTGGTCAAGGGGGTCAAGGGCGGCATGACCCTGTCGGCCGCATTGCGCGAGCACCGCGCCCTCAACCCGACTGGCTATGATCTCGTGGCGGTAGGCGAGGCCAGCGGTGAACTGCCCAAGCTCCTGTCGGCATTGGCCGGGTTGTACGAAGCCACCGGCCGCGACCGCATGAAACGGGCCCTGCAATTGATCGAACCGCTGGCCATCATCCTGATCGGCGTGGTGGTCGGTGTGATCATGACGGCGATCATTCTTGCCATCACGAGTGTCAACGATGTCCCTCTTTAG
- a CDS encoding putative Type II secretory pathway, component PulK (Evidence 3 : Function proposed based on presence of conserved amino acid motif, structural feature or limited homology) — MAAVAFDRSGAVARQQGFILAVTLWILAGITIAVAFMTLWAVEQVRDAQVARGQFEDEASLHETRDTLLYLIATREKTLAGQPTRALGEDELAVRRLDEFGGLSHDPVGGELRLDGSVYQGLGSSVFSLQDEAGLFSMVWPASAEMNRFLDIYGVQPERWPRLRDTFLDYVDVDDLSRVNGAEVREYQQGGRPPPPNRRLLVPGELALVSGWGNLPPDKLAPMIEHITPYYMGGINPNTMPAALLPLRIPGCPETCRRLVEQRRLRPFTSTADLQARLAIQVSGDDALDYRYLADDTLRITLWRRTGAAWRLHVRLTPLADQQGPWSILAAYPLARPSPNEPVEQTGSPLFADKTPGE; from the coding sequence ATGGCAGCCGTGGCCTTTGATCGTTCGGGTGCGGTGGCGCGGCAGCAAGGTTTCATCCTCGCCGTCACCTTGTGGATCCTGGCGGGGATAACCATTGCCGTGGCATTCATGACCTTGTGGGCGGTCGAGCAGGTGCGCGACGCCCAGGTTGCCCGTGGGCAGTTCGAGGACGAAGCCTCGCTCCATGAAACACGCGATACCTTGCTGTACCTGATTGCCACCCGGGAAAAGACGCTGGCCGGCCAGCCCACGCGAGCACTGGGCGAGGACGAACTGGCGGTGCGCCGGCTTGATGAATTCGGTGGTCTTTCCCATGACCCCGTGGGCGGGGAATTGCGGCTGGATGGAAGTGTCTATCAGGGGCTTGGCAGTTCCGTGTTTTCCCTGCAGGACGAAGCCGGCCTGTTTTCGATGGTCTGGCCCGCATCCGCGGAGATGAACCGCTTCCTCGATATATATGGTGTGCAGCCGGAGCGCTGGCCGCGCCTGCGCGACACATTCCTGGATTACGTCGATGTCGATGACCTGAGCCGGGTCAACGGTGCCGAGGTGCGCGAGTACCAGCAAGGGGGGCGCCCGCCGCCGCCCAACCGCAGGCTGCTGGTGCCGGGAGAGCTGGCCCTGGTATCGGGCTGGGGCAACCTGCCGCCCGACAAGCTGGCCCCGATGATCGAACACATCACTCCCTATTACATGGGCGGCATCAACCCCAACACCATGCCTGCGGCACTGCTGCCGCTGCGTATCCCCGGTTGCCCGGAAACCTGCCGGCGGCTGGTCGAGCAGCGGCGCCTGCGACCCTTCACCTCCACCGCCGATTTGCAGGCGCGACTGGCGATCCAGGTGTCGGGCGACGACGCGCTGGATTACCGCTATCTGGCCGACGACACGCTGCGTATCACCCTGTGGCGGCGCACGGGCGCGGCCTGGCGGTTGCATGTAAGATTGACGCCCCTTGCGGACCAGCAAGGCCCTTGGTCGATCCTGGCCGCCTACCCTCTTGCTCGTCCTTCGCCCAATGAACCTGTGGAACAAACTGGCAGCCCTCTTTTTGCCGACAAGACGCCTGGTGAATGA
- a CDS encoding Prepilin-type N-terminal cleavage/methylation domain-containing protein, translating to MRPRASRGFSLLEAIVALAIVATAGLALFAAMNQSIQMALRAENARKSDTAMRNALAWMEVVNPALAPTGEKRLGGMVLEWKSEPIEPPRDAMTGYLQAGLYQVGLYDVTVDVRDDEGVSTSFHVRKVGYKQVREPPQL from the coding sequence ATGCGCCCTAGAGCGTCCCGGGGTTTTTCCCTGCTGGAAGCCATTGTTGCCCTGGCGATCGTCGCCACCGCGGGGCTGGCCCTGTTTGCGGCGATGAACCAGTCCATCCAGATGGCGCTCAGGGCCGAGAACGCGCGCAAGAGCGATACCGCCATGCGCAATGCCCTGGCCTGGATGGAAGTCGTGAATCCGGCATTGGCTCCCACGGGCGAAAAGCGGTTGGGCGGGATGGTGCTGGAATGGAAGTCCGAACCCATCGAGCCCCCGCGCGATGCCATGACCGGCTATCTGCAGGCGGGCCTGTATCAGGTCGGCCTGTACGACGTGACGGTCGATGTTCGCGACGACGAAGGCGTCTCGACGTCGTTCCACGTGCGCAAGGTCGGCTACAAGCAGGTCAGGGAGCCGCCACAGCTATGA
- a CDS encoding hypothetical protein (Evidence 5 : No homology to any previously reported sequences), translated as MTIPRMARPGGSRQRGFTLLEAIVTLVIVSLLVTILMQALGQAMSLRGRLLRFEGENRVAGLQEAWFRETVAGLQRDLEERGDGVLGTRDTLEYSTPSPLAARGFSGVRWWLEGGRLHYADTEVKDVVVINGPLSDAAFSYMDENGDWVDEWKWQDHEDPPRLIRFAARTERGSLDWLVPLMADGMDPEDLTLGEDGSRGL; from the coding sequence ATGACCATCCCGCGCATGGCAAGGCCTGGGGGTTCGCGTCAGCGGGGCTTCACCCTGCTGGAAGCCATCGTCACCCTGGTGATCGTCTCGTTGCTGGTCACCATCCTGATGCAGGCACTGGGCCAAGCGATGAGCCTGCGTGGCCGCCTGTTGCGTTTCGAGGGCGAGAACCGCGTGGCCGGTTTGCAGGAGGCCTGGTTCCGCGAAACGGTGGCCGGCTTGCAGCGGGACCTGGAAGAGCGGGGCGACGGGGTATTGGGAACCCGCGACACGCTGGAGTATTCGACGCCCTCGCCATTGGCGGCCCGGGGGTTTTCCGGGGTGCGCTGGTGGCTGGAGGGTGGGCGCCTGCACTATGCCGATACCGAGGTGAAGGATGTGGTGGTCATCAACGGTCCCCTGAGCGATGCGGCCTTCTCCTACATGGACGAAAACGGCGATTGGGTGGACGAGTGGAAATGGCAGGACCACGAGGACCCGCCCAGGCTGATCCGCTTTGCCGCCCGCACCGAGCGCGGCTCCCTGGACTGGCTGGTGCCGCTCATGGCCGATGGCATGGACCCGGAAGACCTGACACTGGGCGAGGATGGCAGCCGTGGCCTTTGA
- a CDS encoding hypothetical protein (Evidence 5 : No homology to any previously reported sequences) — protein sequence MSNLRGLQQLRDQWRNTPRLRHGVMVIVAILGLQGLFMLSDQVHKRVATHTADMEMLARLEGLHKETWWPERAAKMQEMLEAVTERIPGVAGKGMAQAESQAWLTRLAADQALAEPRVKVEDTVDVDGYPDMWQVISRLEGKLPAHGHEAFLRALAEALPWVQTERIEIAEGSTPRVVVTLRSYYRKAAPAAEGQPHQAAGRQGATPNPDAADPAR from the coding sequence ATGAGTAACCTGCGCGGATTGCAGCAATTGCGCGACCAATGGCGCAACACCCCGAGGCTGCGGCATGGCGTCATGGTCATCGTGGCCATCCTCGGCCTGCAAGGGCTGTTCATGCTGTCCGACCAGGTGCACAAGCGTGTCGCCACCCACACGGCCGACATGGAAATGCTGGCGCGGCTGGAAGGCCTGCACAAGGAAACCTGGTGGCCCGAACGTGCGGCCAAAATGCAGGAAATGCTTGAAGCGGTGACCGAGCGCATCCCCGGGGTTGCCGGCAAGGGCATGGCCCAGGCCGAATCGCAGGCATGGCTCACGCGCCTGGCGGCCGATCAGGCGCTGGCCGAGCCGCGGGTGAAGGTGGAAGACACGGTTGACGTGGATGGCTACCCGGACATGTGGCAGGTGATCTCGCGCCTGGAAGGCAAGCTGCCCGCCCACGGGCACGAGGCTTTCCTGCGTGCCCTGGCTGAAGCCCTGCCCTGGGTCCAGACCGAGCGCATCGAAATTGCCGAAGGCAGCACCCCCCGCGTCGTGGTGACCCTTCGCAGCTATTACCGCAAGGCGGCACCTGCAGCCGAGGGCCAGCCGCATCAGGCGGCGGGCAGGCAGGGTGCCACTCCCAACCCCGACGCGGCGGATCCGGCCCGATGA
- a CDS encoding hypothetical protein (Evidence 5 : No homology to any previously reported sequences) codes for MWASCRKASNAPTGALRGFSLLELLVVLALISFMTALVAPRLQNTVEAIARSGERAAAVRQLERLPLLARRDGVALDVAKGQELAVPGLEFPEGWSARAIDELHVAANGYCNPAMLEVTTPTNSERWMLGMPDCRVSDAP; via the coding sequence ATGTGGGCTTCCTGCCGCAAGGCCAGTAATGCCCCCACAGGGGCCCTCAGGGGCTTTTCGTTGCTGGAGTTGCTGGTTGTCCTTGCATTGATTTCATTCATGACGGCACTGGTCGCCCCGCGTCTGCAGAACACGGTCGAAGCCATCGCCCGCAGTGGCGAGCGTGCAGCGGCCGTCAGACAACTGGAGCGGTTGCCCTTGCTGGCGCGGCGCGATGGCGTTGCCCTGGATGTCGCCAAGGGCCAGGAGCTGGCCGTGCCGGGCCTGGAATTCCCCGAGGGCTGGAGCGCCCGCGCCATCGATGAATTGCATGTGGCGGCCAATGGCTACTGCAATCCGGCGATGCTGGAAGTGACCACCCCGACGAACAGCGAGCGCTGGATGCTTGGCATGCCCGATTGCAGGGTGTCCGATGCGCCCTAG
- the xcpT gene encoding Type II secretion system protein G, which yields MKVRGYRRMRGFTLLEMLVVLVIIGLIASLVGPRLFSRVDSSKVQVAETQARLLRGAIETFRLEVGRLPTTEEGLAVLYTAPADDRARARWRGPYLDERVPADPWGNPYLYAIPGSDGMPFAIYSHGADGKAGGEGNDADVGFLPQGQ from the coding sequence ATGAAAGTGCGCGGATATCGACGCATGCGCGGATTTACCCTGCTGGAAATGCTGGTGGTTCTGGTGATCATCGGCCTCATCGCCAGTCTGGTCGGGCCGCGCCTGTTCAGTCGGGTGGACAGCTCGAAGGTGCAGGTGGCCGAGACCCAGGCCCGGCTTCTGCGGGGTGCCATCGAGACCTTCCGCCTGGAGGTGGGGCGCCTGCCGACCACCGAGGAAGGACTGGCGGTGCTCTACACCGCGCCGGCGGATGACCGGGCGCGGGCGCGTTGGCGCGGTCCTTACCTGGATGAAAGGGTGCCGGCGGACCCGTGGGGCAACCCCTACCTGTACGCCATTCCCGGGAGTGACGGCATGCCGTTTGCCATCTATTCCCACGGTGCCGACGGCAAGGCCGGCGGCGAAGGAAACGACGCAGATGTGGGCTTCCTGCCGCAAGGCCAGTAA